TACCTCCTCTGGTGCCCCGACGCACAGTGCAGCCCGCCAGAGGGCGTGCGCGCTTCCCAGTAGATGCGCTCCGCTGCCGGCATAGGCGCTGATGGGTAACTCGCTCCAGCGCCCTCCGAGCCAGGCCAGGCAGCAAAGAGCTGGATGAGCCCGCAACCGCGCTGTGCCTCCTCCCACCGCAGGAGCGCTCGTTCCAAGCACTGCAGCGCCTGCAACAAGTGCGTGTGCGGCTTTGACCACCACTGCAAGTGGCTCAATAACTGCGTGGGCGAGAGGAACTACCGGTGAGAGCTGGCCCCGGCCACAAAAGTGCCTGGGGATGCATGTCTGAATGTACGAGTCTTGAACCTGCATATGGGGCAGGGCAAGAATAGTGGTACTTGGGGGACCTTACGCTGATGTGTGTTAATGTGTTCTGGTCTGAGGGTGATGCTCCTGATGGCCGCTGCCTGGGACACTGAGGGTGGGTAGGTTTGGGTCTTTCTCTTGCTGgcccagggaaaggtggggagcCTGTTGGGGGTGTCTGCTCACTATAATCTTTGCCCTAAGTCTTTAGCTTCCTGAGGAGTtggggctctggggtcagaggcCCGGCTCCCCATCCCAACCACGGGCCCTTCTGAGCTCTGGGTCCTTACCCTGCTGGAGCACCTGGGTGCTAACAGCTGCCCATGGCTGGGCCCAGGCTTTTTCTACACAGTGTGGCATCTGCTTTACTGGGTGTCCTGCTCCTCGTGCTGGTGGCCACTTATGTCTTTGTGGAGTTCTTTGTCAACCCCATGCGGCTGCGTACCAACCGCCACTTTGAAGGTCAGTGTGGGCTCTagacccactcccaccccacaaCCCTGGGCCTGTTCTGGTCACTAGTCACAGACCTGGCTGAGCACAGTCTGTCCGTGCCTTGCAGTCCTGAAGAATCACACAGATGTGTGGTTTGTGTTCCTGCCTGCTGCCCCTGTGGAGACCCAGGCTCCTGCCATCTTGGCTCTGGCTGCCCTACTCATCCTTCTGGGCCTGCTCTCCTCAGCTCTGCTCGGCCACCTGCTCTGCTTCCACTTTTATCTCAGTAAGTGCCCTCCACTCCTGccccacatacacacccacacctGACTTATAGTAAGGTACCTACTTGGGCTGTAGAGCCCTGAAACTGTGCCCCTTCTCAGTGCTCGCTCTCTAATGGTAACCTGGTCTTACTCCATGGCTTAGCGTATATGGGGATAATGGTTTCAGCCTGTGACTGTATACCCTCCCTTACCTTCTGAACCTCAgggttccttttctgttgcactGAGCCTTCTCTTCACCCCCTCAGTGTGGCACAAACTCACCACCTATGAGTACATCGTGCAGCATCGTCCACCACAGGAGGCAAAGGGGGCCCACAGGGAGCTCGAATCATGTCCCCCCAAGATGCGGCCCATTCAGGTATAGAAGTAGCCCAGAGGGCTGAGGGAGTGAAAGATGGGGCCCAAGTGTGGGAGGGTTGATGGGCTGTGAGTAGCCAATGACAAGacagggcagagggaagcaagccTGAAACAGCAGCTGGGGTAGGGGATGGTGGAGGCAGCAAGGGTGAGGTCCTGTACTAAGCACGTGCCTGCTTGCTCAAGTGTGGGCACAGCCAGAGGGAGCCCTGCATTTCTCTGACCCTATGTATGCACCTGTCCAGGCTCCAAGCATGTGCTGGAGGGTGCAGAATGTGGGAGCCTAGAAGCAGGCAGGTTgggactgaaggaaaaaaaaagggagagactAGTGACTGGGTCACCAGGATGGAACCATCAGTTCTCTCTGTCTGTGATCCTGCACCCTTATACCCATTACCCTACTTAAGTCTTGAAACAGTCCATAAGGCAGGTAATGCTACCATACCCATTGTTGCAGGTGAACATACTGAGGCCAAGAAAGGTTAAACAAGCTGGGTCTAGGAAGAATTAAGGTCCCTGCACTCTGGAGCAGCAATCCTCCAGCCCGGTCTTGGGCTTGGCCAGCCCAGCTGCTGACCAGCCTATCCCTATTCCCATGCCCCTTGGCTTCCTGAGGTCAGCAGCTGGGGGTGGAGGCGGTCCACTCCTTGGAGCCTCCAGGGACTGGGAAGGCAGGAGGCCCAGGCAGGCCTTGTTGGGAATGCTGAGTTCTGGATCCTAAGTCCTCATGGCAACTGGACACAAACACAGACTGGTGGACAGATTGGGGAGGACTTGGGACCCCGCCTCTCCTGTTCTTCTTGCCATGGGTGGGCCAGGCTGCCAGACCTGGGCAGGCCTAGGGGAATGCTGGCTGTTGGTAGAGACCCCCTGCCACATCACTGTGTACCTGCCATGGTGCTGTGCACTGAACTTGGGCAAACATAGTGGCAGCCATCCTGGGAGTGGGCATCATCCctatccccacttcacagaggagACAGGCTCTGAGAAGTAGGCAGGAGACTTTCTCAAGCTTCAGAGTTGAGGCAGGGCCAGATGTGCTGGCAGCAGGGACATTTAGTATCTGTAAATGACCTGAGGGAGACCTCCCCAGGGGAAAAGTGGTGTGCTTGTCCCATTGTACAAAGGAGGGCTGAGGCTGAGAGGTGCCATGTTACCATTAAGGAATGTGCAAATTTTGAAGGTCTCTGAGGGAGGATTGTAGGGACAGCTGtgatgaggggagaggggtttGAATGGAGACACTCTCGTGACACCTTCAAACTCCCTCAGTTGGCTAGGGCCTGGCTCCTGTCCCATTTTGGTCTTTCAGGCTTCTGAGATCACCCTCTACTGCTGCCCTCCCCTCTACCCTTCCCCCTAGAACCTAGGACCACCAGGGTAGGCTTTGCCCCTCTCTCTTGGGCCCTGGAGGGGTGCTAAGTCCACACTAGCAAAGAGGAAGAATTTGGGGGAAGGATTCCTTTGCCGTCCCAGACTGGCCTTTGACCCCTTCTTTCCCAGGACTCTTCTGCTCAGGCTGGCACCCTCACACTCCTCCCGAAAGGGCCGGCCTGGGCAGATGCTGGGCACAGAGCTTGCCCTGGGCTTCGCTTCATTCTCTGCATCTGTGCAGCCAGCTGGTGACCAACTGGGCTCTGTACCCCAGATCTGCCAGGGCCACCCCAGAgggagcctccccacccccaccctgagcaGGAATGTGGGAGGAGCCCCACTTAGGAGCCGTTGCCCCCAAACATAGGCTTGTTTTAGAGACGGTTTTGCTGTTACAGTGTCATCTCCACATTAGTCAGGATGCCTGGGTCTCCATGGAAACAACTGCTGAGCAGGCGACAGCTGTCTTGGTGCCATGACCTCCCGCCTGATGGGGGCGGGGCCTCGATGCCATGGCTCCACCCTGCACCCTCTGCAAGGCTCCCTTCCCAGGTTATTTTTCCTGGGTTTTGTTTTCTCACCTGCAGTCCTCTTGGGCGTAGCTGGGCTGCTTGCTGTGTGCTGGGATGCAAGCCTAGGTCACTTCTACCTCCTGGCTTCAGCCCCCTTCACTTTCAGAAGTTGGGTCTGCCACTCCCACAGTCCCTGTGAAGATCAGCAACTAAACAAGACAGAGAACTGGCCCATAAGCTGTGGCACTGTTTTTTCCACCACCTACTGCCTTCCCTTTCTGGGTAGGAGTTGGGGAGACTGTTcatccctccagccctgccagcagCTAAGATTCTGGCACTCAGCTTCTGGGGAGCCATGGATCCCTGAATGCAGCGTCACACCCCTGGGTGCACACCTGGGTATGTGAACTGCTCAGTCTCCCAACTAGGGAAAAAGTAGGTTTAGACACTGGAGccctgggaggagccaggagcaGCAGAGGATCTCTCTGAGTCCTTTTTGTcatcccctacccccaccccttgGGCAGAACAGCTCTAGACTGTGTGCATTGGATCCATGAGGttggaggcttcctggaggaggtggagttTGACTAAATGAAGTGAGAAAAACGGTGGGATGGGGTAAGGTACAAAAACAGCTGTTTTAAGCCTCATTCTGCATTGGGGCTTTCCCAGCATAGCTGGGAAGCCAGAGGACAGCCCTAGACCTCTGTGCACAGACCTCCCACAGAGGCCAGTGAGGGGGTGTTGTGTCCAGGACCACCAGGTGGGCTCAGGACCCAGAAGGCCCTGGACCCACACttggcctcccagcctccctcacccccaccttccccaggAGATGGAGTTCTACATGCGGACCTTCAGCCATGTGCGCCCAGAGCCCCCTGGCCAGGCCAGGCCTGCCACAGTGAATGTCAAGTGAGTGCGACCTGGGCATGTGCCACCTCACATCTCCCATTGGCATGGCAGGGCCATCTGAGGTTGGAGAAAGGGGTTAGGCCAAGGCACAGGTCTTGGTCTAGCCCAGTGTGGCATTGGACAGATAAAAGCTCCTTTCCAGCTAGGAAGGGAGGCTTATTTTAGGACCTCCAACAGGGAAGGATTTGAAGGAACAACAGCATCCAGTGCTAATCCTCCCACTTCCCCCTCAGTCCCTCCCGGTTCCTTGCCACCCGCAGCCAAATGGAGCCTCCACCGCCCTCCTCCCCAGAGACTCTTGCTCTGCACCCCCCGATCCGACCCCAGGTAGGGGGTACTGTGCTGGGCCCCATGCTCAGgtggaaggggatgggaaagaaGCCTCTACCCTGCTCCACTCCTCTGCTTCCTTTGGTGATGTGAGGTCTGGGGAAGGGGTACTCAGGCTTCTCTCTGTCTGCAGAAAAAGAGGAAGCGGCGTATGTATAAGGTGCCGACCTCTGGGACCTTGGACCGGGAGCACCCGTTGCCCAGGCTACCGGGTGAGCGCCCCTTCCTGGCCGGACCCTGCTTATGGAGctcaagggaaggaaagaaaggcccGCAGAGAGTCTTAAGGCCCTAGTCTTACGTTCTTTTCCAACCCCGCAGGGCCCCGGACCCTGGGCCGCCGCTCCAGCTCGTCCTCGGATTCTGCGGGCACCAGCCCTAAACACGCCGCTGGGCCTGCAGGCACCTACCACTCGGCGTCAGCCGAGTCCATGGACGAGATTCCAGTGGCTCAGACACGCCTAGGCAGTGCCGCTCTGGCCGTCCCCGTGGGCAGGGGCCGAGAGCCCGGGCTGGCGTTGCAGGCGCGTGCGCCTGCCGTTTTCGTGAGCCCGAGCAGCGGCGAGCCCGGGGCGCCGGGCGGCCCGGTGGCGGGTTTGGCTTAGCTGGGCTGAGAAGCGGGAGGGCGGAGGAGGAGCGGCGGGCCCGACTCTCTATGCAACACGCCCACCCCCGCCGCACCAAATGCACTTTAGGGTCCCCTTTGGCCCGCGGGATCGGCCCCTCACCCCGACGACTCAGCAATACCTGCCCCACCAGCCATGATGCTCCAATAAACTTTTATGCTTTTTGCGGATTTAGTGCATAGTTTCTTAATGGCAAGGGCCACGGGCCCTCCTAGAGCCGGACCATTGCCGGTCAGCCTAGGGGCAGAGGGTGAGGTGGGTCCTCTCCGTACACTGTCATAGGGAGGAGATACACAAGGACCTGAGGTGCTCAAGTGCGGGGTTTCTGGTTGGGAAAGGTcctggaaggctgcctggaggaggttaTTTTTCTTGAAGATAAGGTTTGCActtggagagaggaggggaagcagCTTTGGGGCTccagaggcagcagcaggagcacGGACTGCAAGGTTAACACGAGTAGGGTGGGAATAACCGAGGACGCGGATTTGGGAGATCCAGGAGCTTTTTCCTGGCGGTGGATGGATGTCGGAGTATCAGGATTTGGGGAACGCCACTGGTGTTTCGTTCATTGTTCCCTCCCGCCCCCAGCGATCTGGACTTGTGATTTGGGATGCCACATGTTAATTGGAGACCTGTGGTCTTGAGCCAGCCCTATATCCCATTGTCACTAAGGGAAGGGACCGTCCTGCTCCTCTGCATCCCCGCTTCCCAAAAGGCCATCGGTTTGGATTGCCCCTGGAGGTGGGGACCAGCTTTTAACTTTGGTTGGAGCCTAGAATGGGGGCCATCCGAGGACGTCCGGAATTGTAGGGGTCTGGGCTCCCCGACCAAAAAGGCTAGGGAGCTGCCCCGGGAGCAGCGGGATGAGGCTATCTCAGCAGCTCCAACCCCGTAAAGCGCCGAGAGGGCGGTGTCGGGTGGGTGGAGCCTGCGTGACCTTGGTCACTCTCCCGCTGAGACAGCCACGGGGGTGGGACTCGCCGTCTCCatggagactgagaaacaagggatAATACGGCGGATCCGCCCGGGCTGCAGTCCCGCCCCAGAGCCGGCAGGGAGCAGAGCTGCGGAGCCGCCCAGTCTCCCGCGTCCGTCGGTCCATTCTTGCGTCCTTCTGTTCACCGAACGCGCACTGCAGGAGCAGCCACAAGGTACAAGCCGGTAGGAGACCCCGGCACCGACCACCCTAATCAGTTTTCTGCACGataagaaggggaaggggaaggggaaggggaagggaaaggggttgggtggggaagggtggggtggggaggggtttgaGCGGCCTGGAAGGGGTCTTAACCCCGGACGGTACCGAGCTAAGGACACCAGCTGAGCGGCCCTGCCCCGGGCCCAAGtgttccacccccacccccacgctgATTGATGACTCCAGCTGTCCCTGTGGGAGCGAGCTTAGCCTGCAGACCCCTGGGACTAGGGCCTGCAACTTGGTGCCACATGATCAGCCCTAAATTACCAAGAATCCATCTTTCCACGGACAGGAGTGAGCACTGGTGCAGGGTCCTGCTAGGCCCCTGGGACAAGCATCCTGTGGCACTCAAGCTTCCCTCAACTTTACCCTTGATGAGCCAAGTGCTGGTCTCCTCTGGGTTCCTGGTGGGAGACTGCAGTGTAGGGAAAGAGGAGTGCCATTTGGAAGGGATTGTTGGCCCACAGAGTTGCTGCAATGTAGGAGCTGTGGGTGTCCCCAGTCCCAGAAACTGCAACTTAGGGATAGGTGACTATGGTCACCACTGGAGGGTTTTCAGTGTTAAGCCCAGTAGTAGTGGAAAAGGGGAATGCAGGCAGGCACCCAGGTGTGGTCACTGGAGGCCCTAGTATAATAGGCAGAGGTGGAAGATAGTTGCTGAGGACACAATTCAGGGTGTGGTCAGGAGGCTGCAGTAGAGGAGGTGGGTGTGCTAAGGGGGTCTCAACACAGGGGTGTGTCAATATAGTATGTAGGAATTTGGAAATGCAAGCCTATGGGTATGAGGACAAGGTGGGTTGTGAGGATATGGTCAGGGGCTACAGGGGTGTGGAGAGAGGGTGAGTTGTGAGGCTCTGGTTAAGGGTCTCAGTAAGGATGTGGGTGTGTGGACAGAGCAACCCAGTCCCAGGGCTTCTGGTGTAAAGATGGAGGTGGCTGAGGTGCAGGGCTGAGGGTGTGGTCAGGGAGGCCTCAGTACCAGGCTGTGTTACATGGAGGGAGTTTCAATGCAGAGCTGAGGGTGTGGGCAGGAGACTGCAATgggggctgtgggaaaatgtgaGGAAGACCATTTAGTGCAGGGCTGAGGGTATTATGGGGGGGGGGCTTGGCACAGGGCTGTTACTATATTGTGTCGGAGGTAGATGCTGAGGGAATGGTCCAGGCCCTCAGTCCCAGAGCTGTGGGTGTGGTCAGGGGACTGTAGTAGGGGCTGTGGGAGAGGGGGGCACTTCAGTACAGGGCTGGTGTGGTCAGGGTGATCTGAGGACTGGGTTAAGGTTGTGGTCAGAGAGAATAAGGCTGAGGGTATGGAGGGCCAGTGCTGAGTGTATACAGCTGTGGGAGTGTGGACTGGTGTGGTGGTGTTCAGGGTGTGGCCAGGAGGCTTGCATGGAGGGCTAAAGGTGCAGACACGGAAAGTGTGCTTCAGTGCAGAGAGAAGGTGTGAGGATTACAGGGCCAAGGCCATTTACTAACAACATGCCTCTGGGGGCTCATAACTCTACAGCCCCGACCCAGGCTAGTCTCCCAATCTCCTAATCTTCCTAAACTCCATAAACTGGGAGGTTACAGCCCCAATGGGTGGCAAGGGGCCAGGAAGCCACGGTTGTACCCCAGGCACTGGGAGTGCTGGTGCCTCACCCGTGAGCCCCTGTTctctagcccagcccagcccagcagcacTGGGAGCTTCTCCCTGAGCCGCCTTGACACCATCCAGCCCTTAGCAACATTCTCCAAGCAGCACCACCCTCCCTTAGCAACTGTCTCCAGGCTTCACAAACTGTGGCCAGGCCAGCCCCAAGTTCCCCCTCCCCTCATGTTTTTGTTTAACAGCAAATAGTAACAAGGTCCTGGCTAGGCCAGCTGCACCCCTGCCTAGGGCATGCACCCCTGCCCATGCTCTGTCTCCCTTCTCAGCCTGGACTAGGTCTTGCTGGGTCCTCATGACCCTGACAGACACACTGTCCTCATTAAATACCTGCCCAACCATAAGCCTGGCCTGGTCCTGACCCATCTTGGCATGGAATTCCCAGGGAGGGGCCTGCTCTGACACCCTCACTTCCACCCAAGCAGGCCTTGTGACAGGGCCAGACAAAACCATGGCCCCAGCTGCTGCCCTTATAGTCTTTCAGGACAGTGCCACTCTGTTCCCAGCCTGGTGTGAGCATCATGATTTCATCTCTGAACTCTACTCAGAGCCACGCTGGCATTAAGTGACAGGACCTTTCTTCTTGGGGCTCTTCCTCACAGCTCTGGGACCCCGTCAGACACTGGTTTCTGGCCCCTCTCCCTAGGCAGCTCCATCTCCAGCTCTGAGGGTATGTGGCACAAGTGCCCACAAGTTTGATCTTGTAGGTTTTGAGGTAGAGGCATTGATGTTCAGTgccttggggagaggggagtggagCTTGGCTGGAAGGTGACCAAGATGGGTACCTACAGGGTGGCATGGCAGCAAGCACAGATGTGGCTGGGCTGGAGGAAAGCTTCCGCAAGTTTGCCATCCATGGTGACCCCAAGGCCAGTGGGCAAGAGATGAATGGCAAGAACTGGGCCAAGCTGTGCAAGGACTGCAAGGTGGCTGATGGAAAGGTCGTGACAGGGACTGATGTGGACATCGTCTTCTCCAAAGTCAAGTAAGCCCCAGGCAGTCTCTGTTTTTGATGTTCCCAGAAAGGGAATTGGGTGGGGGGAATGGAACCAGGGAGGatgaggaaaagggggaaaactCATGGTGCCCAcatacctggcagggggaagtctgcccGGGTCATCAATTACGAGGAGTTCAAGAAGGCCCTAGAAGAGCTGGCAACCAAGCGATTCAAGGGGAAGAGCAAGGAGGAGGCCTTCGAAGCCATCTGCCAGCTGGTGGCAGGCAAGGAACCAGCCAATGTGGGCGTCACTGTAAGTGCCCTGCTGGTCTTGGGTGGACACTGAAGGGGATGTGGGGAATCTTGGCTGGGGTTGGAAGGGCTGGGCTCTCTAATCTAGTACCCCTGGGGGAACTCTGtccaaacagaaagcaaaaacaGGGGGTGCTGTGGAACGGCTGACCGACACCAGCAAGTACACGGGCTCCCACAAGGAACGCTTCGATGAGAGCGGCAAAGGAAAGGGCATTGCTGGGCGGCAGGACATCCTGGATGACAGTGGCTATGTGAGTGCCTATAAGAATGCAGGCACCTATGATGCCAAGGTGAAGAAGTGAGGCCTGGGAAGGCCCTCCAGCGTGGATGCCCCTGCCAGAGGCTCAGGCATGGGCCTAAGGGGCACATGGAGCAAGAGAGCCCAGTCCTCTCCTTGCTGGACCTGCCACCCAGCGCTTCCTGCCCAGCCCCATGGGGCCAGCCCACCAGACCTCTGACTCAGACTGCTCTGTgtccccttcccctttctctttccttcctgagtTCTGTCCATCTGGGGGAGAGTCTGTGCCTATAGCCTCACCACGACAACCTAGCCCTGGGCATGGCTAACCGCTGCCTGCTTGCCTCATATTTAAGCTGCTGCTCTGGCCAAGTGCCTAATTCTTACCCAGACCTCAATAAAGACACCTTTTGTACCAATATGGCCTGGTCAGGTATATGACAACAGGACTAATGACATTCACATCCTGCTGATTCTTCAACCCTGCCTAGAAAAAGACACACACCAGGCCCCTTCCATTAACacagagccagactgcctgaggGTGCTCCACAGGGAAATCAAAAACCTTTTACTTCAGCCCTGACCCACAGTCCCAACGTTATAGCTTGCTTTCCTGCAATTAGGGCCTCAGcctctctgctttcacagcaggGGGATGGATGAGACAGCAAATTTGGCCTGGGCTAAGCATTGATGGAGCCGAGTGCCAGGCCTCAACTCTAAGCTTGCTGACAGGTCCCCACTCCAGAGGGCTACCAAGGCACATCATTTTGGGCTGCATCTCAGAATATCAGAAAATGCAGAACCAGGAAGGAACTTTAGACAGTAGATAGTCCAATTCCCAATTTTATAGCCAAGGAAACTCAGGCCCAAAGAGTGAAGAGGCTTCTGCAGAATAGAAACCAGAACCATGCCTCTTGCCTCCCTGGCCAGGCTCTTTCTATCACAGCAAGACCCAATACTGACTTCCAAAAATGAGGCTGGGTAGCCTGGCACCCAAAACCAGCCTTTGACAGGTGAGCAGGATGTCCAACAGTGACAGGCCCTCCCTCTTCTTGCCGATTCCCTCCCATCTGTTCATCATCCTAGGTTGGGAGGAGGATGGGGGCCTCTCTCTATGGTCCTGAGGACTCCTGGGAGTCTCCAGATCAACATTTTCTCCCCCTGAGGCTCCTGATATTAGGCCAGGGCTATTGCCAAGCCTAAGGCTTTGGGGCcaactctccttccttcctgctgaCAAGTGGTCTGGATGGGACTTAGGGACTGCCCAGGAGAGAACAGCTCTCAAGAGTGTTAGGAAAGGCTTAAAGGGCACAtacttacaaatatatatttttccagacCAAGATAACAAAGTAAAGCAATACAATTGTTTATTCCCTCATCCCATGAGCTGTTCTAA
This Camelus bactrianus isolate YW-2024 breed Bactrian camel chromosome 9, ASM4877302v1, whole genome shotgun sequence DNA region includes the following protein-coding sequences:
- the TPPP3 gene encoding tubulin polymerization-promoting protein family member 3 gives rise to the protein MAASTDVAGLEESFRKFAIHGDPKASGQEMNGKNWAKLCKDCKVADGKVVTGTDVDIVFSKVKGKSARVINYEEFKKALEELATKRFKGKSKEEAFEAICQLVAGKEPANVGVTKAKTGGAVERLTDTSKYTGSHKERFDESGKGKGIAGRQDILDDSGYVSAYKNAGTYDAKVKK